One Phycisphaerae bacterium RAS2 DNA window includes the following coding sequences:
- a CDS encoding Polyketide cyclase / dehydrase and lipid transport, which produces MAQFSVRRTIAAPIEAVFAQAADFANAPKHVRGIKRVEMLTDGPVRVGTRFRETRVMFGKEATEEMEVVALTPPHGYVLGSETCGCRYRCEIRLTPAANGTDVVMNFDAQPLTFFAKIMCKLMGFMMKSVSKACEQDLEDLKAAVESRRAAT; this is translated from the coding sequence ATGGCCCAATTCAGCGTTCGCCGAACCATTGCCGCGCCGATTGAAGCGGTCTTCGCGCAGGCTGCTGACTTCGCCAATGCGCCCAAACACGTCAGAGGCATCAAGCGCGTTGAAATGCTCACCGACGGGCCGGTGCGGGTCGGCACGCGCTTTCGGGAGACGCGCGTCATGTTCGGCAAGGAGGCCACCGAGGAGATGGAAGTCGTCGCGCTCACCCCGCCGCACGGCTACGTCCTGGGGAGCGAGACCTGCGGCTGCCGCTATCGCTGCGAGATTCGTCTGACCCCAGCGGCGAACGGCACCGACGTGGTCATGAACTTTGACGCGCAGCCGCTGACCTTCTTCGCGAAGATCATGTGCAAGCTGATGGGATTCATGATGAAGTCGGTGTCCAAGGCGTGCGAGCAGGACCTGGAAGACCTGAAAGCGGCGGTCGAATCCCGCCGGGCCGCGACCTGA
- a CDS encoding Peptidase M16 inactive domain protein codes for MLIRRLFVAFLAVGVWLPAVASAEQLPRDPNNTYGKLDNGVKYIVRKNQNPPGRVTLYLHVKTGALNETDQQNGLAHFLEHLAFNGSKHYPPGTLVPHLNKLGMQFGADTNAHTNQHETVYKLNMPDNKPETVADALTIFADYAGGLLLNADEIDKERKVILEESRARKSAQERLQKQWRRLMFPDMKVSRHDVIGDESQIAAFPKAEFDDYWNTWYRPENLTLIVVGDIEPSDIEKAARKHLGELAPRGPARKPGKTGIEPGKNPPDKPRAIVLSDPEQVMAQVQMLCIRPGRKPMTTFADFRFNEIENMGTWIVSRRLREMVNAGTAKFRGAGVSVGSMEHDAITPRALAMGEPADWNAMLEQVIVEIHRACEHGFTKGELELAQKELLANARRAVQTEKTLSASALVNRFSSAVGQDEPILSAAQNLELLERILKDVSVDEVQMVFSENYKTPNYSYSLMMPEPKDGEALPSEKDVLAAAAEAWSRKVEPPTKSAGNEQLLSKLPAGGDVAEKRVDAQLEITTAKLSNGVIVHHRFMDYKKDSVLVSLTMPGGSIEETDENRGASEVASIILNRPATSRLSSTQITDILTGKNVNVRGGVGSDTLTISITGSPADLETGFQLAYALLTDAKLEQAAYDNWYMSRLRQIEQMEKTPQGHMTKLMARTVYGADVRFTPLTAEQVEKMKPDTGLKWFQRIVATRPMEVAVVGEIQADAALALCAKYLGALPQRSAGFDCLDKLRKIERGSGPYKADAVFESVTPKATALGGFLGCDDANVADRRKLQLVSRILSDRMVKRIREEEQLVYSIGCSSQAAQVIPDTGMIIAIAPTDPQNGAKLADTVIEMMRAFAKDGPTPEELATAKKQTATRLETTMKEPSWWHNQLGDMIYRKHELDELRDLPRVFETFTAKDLQTTAAKYMTDERMIRFVVTPESLKGAPADNAAPAKKKPAATAG; via the coding sequence ATGTTGATTCGGCGATTATTCGTTGCATTTCTGGCGGTGGGTGTCTGGTTGCCCGCGGTCGCATCGGCCGAGCAGTTGCCGCGCGACCCGAACAACACCTACGGCAAGCTCGACAACGGCGTGAAGTACATCGTTCGCAAGAATCAGAACCCGCCCGGGCGCGTCACGCTTTACCTGCACGTCAAGACCGGCGCGCTGAACGAGACCGACCAGCAGAACGGCCTGGCGCACTTTCTGGAACACCTCGCCTTCAACGGCTCGAAGCACTATCCGCCGGGGACGCTCGTGCCGCACCTGAACAAGCTCGGCATGCAGTTCGGCGCCGACACCAACGCGCACACCAATCAACACGAGACGGTCTACAAGCTCAACATGCCGGACAACAAGCCGGAGACGGTCGCCGATGCCCTGACGATCTTCGCCGACTACGCCGGCGGGTTGCTGCTCAATGCCGACGAGATCGACAAAGAGCGCAAGGTCATTCTCGAGGAGTCGCGCGCCCGCAAGAGTGCCCAGGAGCGGCTGCAGAAGCAATGGCGCCGCCTGATGTTTCCCGACATGAAGGTGTCGCGGCACGATGTCATCGGTGATGAGTCGCAGATCGCCGCTTTCCCCAAGGCCGAGTTCGACGACTATTGGAACACCTGGTACCGCCCCGAGAACCTGACCCTGATCGTCGTCGGCGACATTGAACCGTCCGACATCGAGAAGGCCGCCAGGAAGCATCTGGGTGAACTCGCGCCGCGCGGACCGGCGCGAAAGCCGGGCAAGACGGGCATCGAACCGGGGAAGAACCCGCCGGACAAGCCGCGCGCGATCGTCTTGAGCGATCCGGAGCAGGTGATGGCCCAGGTGCAGATGCTGTGCATTCGCCCCGGCCGCAAACCGATGACGACGTTTGCCGATTTTCGCTTCAACGAGATTGAGAACATGGGCACTTGGATCGTCAGCCGTCGGCTGCGCGAGATGGTCAACGCGGGCACGGCCAAGTTCCGTGGGGCCGGGGTCAGCGTGGGCAGCATGGAGCACGATGCGATCACGCCGCGCGCGCTGGCCATGGGCGAGCCGGCCGACTGGAACGCCATGCTGGAACAGGTGATTGTTGAAATTCATCGGGCCTGCGAACACGGCTTCACGAAGGGCGAGCTTGAATTGGCGCAGAAGGAATTGCTCGCCAATGCCCGGCGCGCGGTGCAGACCGAGAAAACGTTGAGCGCTTCGGCACTGGTGAACCGATTCAGCAGCGCGGTGGGCCAGGACGAGCCGATCCTCTCGGCGGCGCAGAATCTGGAATTGCTCGAGCGGATTCTGAAGGATGTGTCAGTTGATGAAGTGCAAATGGTGTTTTCGGAGAATTACAAGACGCCGAATTACAGCTACAGCCTGATGATGCCGGAGCCCAAGGACGGCGAAGCGCTGCCGAGCGAGAAGGACGTGCTCGCGGCGGCGGCCGAGGCGTGGTCGCGCAAGGTCGAGCCGCCCACGAAGTCGGCGGGCAATGAACAACTGCTGTCGAAGCTGCCGGCCGGCGGGGACGTGGCGGAAAAGCGCGTCGACGCTCAACTGGAAATCACGACGGCCAAGCTCTCCAACGGTGTGATCGTTCATCACCGGTTCATGGACTACAAGAAGGACTCGGTGCTGGTGAGCCTGACGATGCCCGGCGGCTCGATCGAAGAGACCGATGAGAACCGCGGCGCGAGCGAAGTGGCGAGCATCATCCTGAATCGGCCGGCGACAAGCCGTCTGTCGTCGACGCAAATCACCGACATCCTGACAGGCAAGAACGTCAACGTGCGCGGCGGGGTCGGTTCGGACACATTGACGATTTCGATCACCGGCTCGCCGGCGGACTTGGAGACCGGTTTTCAATTGGCGTATGCACTTCTCACCGACGCGAAGCTGGAGCAGGCGGCGTACGACAACTGGTACATGTCGCGCCTGCGACAGATCGAACAGATGGAGAAAACGCCCCAGGGTCACATGACGAAGCTGATGGCCCGGACGGTGTACGGGGCCGACGTGCGATTCACGCCGCTGACCGCTGAGCAGGTGGAAAAGATGAAGCCCGATACCGGCCTGAAGTGGTTCCAGCGCATCGTGGCGACAAGGCCGATGGAGGTGGCCGTCGTGGGCGAGATTCAGGCCGACGCGGCGTTGGCGCTGTGCGCGAAGTACCTCGGCGCGCTGCCGCAGCGGTCGGCGGGCTTCGACTGCCTCGATAAGCTGCGGAAGATCGAACGCGGCAGCGGTCCGTACAAGGCCGACGCGGTGTTTGAGAGCGTGACCCCCAAGGCGACGGCGCTGGGCGGCTTCCTCGGTTGCGACGATGCGAACGTGGCCGACCGGCGCAAGCTGCAACTGGTGTCGCGGATTCTCTCCGACCGAATGGTGAAGCGCATTCGCGAGGAGGAGCAACTGGTCTATAGCATCGGGTGCAGCAGCCAGGCGGCGCAGGTCATTCCCGACACGGGCATGATCATCGCCATCGCGCCGACCGATCCGCAAAACGGTGCGAAGCTCGCCGACACCGTCATCGAGATGATGCGCGCCTTCGCGAAGGACGGACCGACGCCCGAGGAACTGGCGACCGCGAAGAAGCAGACAGCGACCCGGCTGGAAACGACCATGAAAGAGCCGTCATGGTGGCACAACCAGCTCGGCGACATGATCTATCGCAAGCACGAGCTGGACGAGCTGCGTGATCTGCCCCGCGTCTTCGAAACCTTCACCGCGAAGGACCTTCAGACGACCGCCGCGAAATACATGACCGACGAGCGGATGATTCGATTCGTCGTCACGCCCGAGTCGCTCAAAGGCGCGCCGGCGGACAACGCCGCTCCGGCAAAAAAGAAACCTGCAGCAACCGCGGGCTAG
- the ybhS gene encoding Inner membrane transport permease YbhS, translated as MRGFRAILSKEFAHIRRDRSTIFFTFIVPALQLTIFGYAIETTIENIPLVVHDLDGSQDSRRLVEALEASRTFRVAQRVTSGEAWRHALAGGSAKAVVIIPADYAARLLRAEQAHVQFLIDGSDSQVATTAMNAANLIVGQLALGRARLVGESLQVGPARDEKGRVALPIEARPRMLFNPDLESSHFFVPGLIAIILQLVLVFLTSFSIVKEREHGTLEQLFVTPVGRLGLLFGKLVPYAVMAFGELLIVLVLMTTLFGVPINGSLWLLLALSSLFIVTALSLGLMISTIARTQLQAMQLSFLVMLPSVLLSGFMFPRQEMPLPLYLAGFVLPVTYFIEILRGVITRAAYATDLLSSIAGLVACCAVIFAVSVARFRKQLD; from the coding sequence ATGAGGGGCTTTCGCGCCATCCTGTCCAAGGAGTTCGCGCACATCCGGCGCGACCGCTCGACCATCTTCTTCACGTTCATCGTGCCCGCGCTCCAACTGACGATCTTCGGCTACGCGATCGAGACAACCATTGAGAACATTCCGCTCGTGGTACACGACCTCGACGGCTCGCAGGACAGCCGCCGGCTCGTGGAGGCGCTGGAGGCCTCGCGCACGTTTCGCGTGGCCCAGCGAGTGACCAGCGGCGAGGCATGGCGGCACGCGCTGGCCGGCGGAAGCGCCAAAGCGGTGGTCATCATCCCCGCGGATTACGCTGCCCGCCTTCTGCGCGCCGAACAGGCGCACGTTCAATTCCTGATCGACGGCAGCGATTCGCAGGTCGCCACGACCGCCATGAACGCCGCAAACCTGATCGTCGGGCAGCTTGCGCTGGGCCGGGCGCGGCTCGTCGGCGAATCGTTGCAGGTCGGCCCCGCGCGCGACGAGAAAGGCCGCGTCGCCCTGCCGATCGAGGCCCGCCCGCGCATGCTGTTCAACCCCGACCTGGAAAGCTCGCACTTTTTCGTGCCCGGGCTGATCGCCATCATCCTGCAGCTCGTGCTTGTCTTCCTCACGAGTTTCTCCATCGTCAAGGAGCGCGAACACGGCACGCTTGAGCAGCTGTTCGTGACGCCGGTCGGCCGGCTGGGCCTGCTCTTCGGCAAACTCGTGCCCTACGCCGTGATGGCGTTCGGCGAGCTGCTCATCGTGCTGGTGCTGATGACGACGCTGTTCGGCGTGCCGATCAACGGGAGTCTGTGGCTGTTGCTCGCGCTGTCGAGCCTGTTCATCGTCACGGCCTTGAGTCTGGGGCTGATGATCTCGACGATTGCTCGCACGCAGTTGCAGGCGATGCAACTGTCGTTTCTGGTCATGCTGCCGTCGGTGCTGCTGTCGGGGTTCATGTTTCCCCGGCAGGAGATGCCGCTGCCGCTGTATCTCGCCGGCTTTGTGCTGCCGGTCACGTATTTCATCGAGATTCTGCGCGGCGTCATCACCCGCGCGGCGTATGCGACGGATTTGCTGTCGTCGATCGCCGGATTGGTCGCGTGCTGCGCGGTCATTTTTGCGGTCAGCGTCGCGCGGTTCCGAAAGCAGTTGGATTGA